A single region of the Streptomyces sp. ITFR-16 genome encodes:
- the scpB gene encoding SMC-Scp complex subunit ScpB yields MSEQDPTGSAVADLDLKPALEAVLMVVDEPATEEHLAKVLARPRRAVADALRELADEYTVQRRGFDLRLVAGGWRFYTRPEYAAAVEGFVLDGQHARLTQAALETLAVVAYRQPVSRSRVSAVRGVNCDGVMRTLLQRGLVEEAGAEPETGAILYRTTNYFLERMGLRGLDELPELAPFLPEADAIEAETLEGVPSFDPDAPDTPDTHADDKTDF; encoded by the coding sequence ATGAGCGAGCAGGACCCCACCGGCTCCGCCGTCGCGGACCTCGACCTCAAGCCCGCGCTGGAGGCCGTCCTGATGGTCGTCGACGAGCCCGCCACCGAGGAACACCTGGCCAAGGTGCTGGCGCGGCCCCGGCGGGCGGTGGCCGATGCGCTGCGGGAGCTGGCCGACGAGTACACGGTGCAGCGGCGCGGCTTCGACCTCAGGCTGGTCGCGGGCGGCTGGCGCTTCTACACCCGGCCCGAGTACGCGGCGGCGGTCGAGGGCTTCGTGCTGGACGGCCAGCACGCCCGGCTCACCCAGGCGGCGCTGGAGACCCTCGCGGTGGTCGCGTACCGCCAGCCGGTGAGCCGTTCCAGGGTCTCGGCGGTGCGCGGAGTGAACTGTGACGGGGTCATGCGGACCCTCCTGCAGAGGGGCCTGGTCGAGGAAGCGGGCGCGGAACCCGAAACAGGTGCGATCCTGTACAGGACGACGAACTACTTTCTGGAGCGGATGGGCCTGCGCGGCCTGGATGAGCTCCCGGAGCTCGCGCCCTTCCTCCCCGAGGCGGACGCGATCGAGGCTGAGACGCTAGAGGGTGTGCCGTCGTTCGATCCGGACGCACCGGACACCCCGGATACTCACGCAGACGACAAGACGGATTTTTGA
- a CDS encoding pseudouridine synthase: MRSSGRNSGSGSGSSGGGRSGGRGGGSGGGSGGGRSSRNNTGSGRNSNPNPRTSGSGRDDKQEQRPRRPRPEERRYDVGNDKPGGDGGTRKGRGAAARGGAKGGPKSPQSGSRSSGRRAPYGAPARPRELDAKIEQRNRDRYADKPEIKTPKTHPGAEQEGERLQKVLARAGMGSRRACEELIEQSRVEVNGEIVVEQGMRVDVHHDEIKVDGLTVATQSYLFFALNKPAGVVSSMEDPDGRQCLGDYVTNRETRLFHVGRLDTETEGIIMLTNHGELAHRLTHPKYGVKKTYLAAIQGPLPRDLGKRLKDGIQLEDGYARADHFRVVENTGKNYLVEVTLHEGRKHIVRRMLAEAGFPVERLVRTSFGPIPLGDQKSGWLRRLTNTEVGMLMREVGL, from the coding sequence ATGCGAAGCAGTGGCAGGAACAGCGGAAGCGGCAGCGGTAGCAGCGGCGGCGGCAGGAGCGGCGGCAGGGGCGGTGGCAGCGGCGGTGGCAGCGGCGGCGGCCGGAGCAGCAGGAACAACACCGGCAGCGGCAGGAACAGCAACCCGAACCCCCGGACCTCCGGGTCCGGCCGCGACGACAAGCAGGAGCAGCGCCCCCGCCGGCCCCGCCCCGAGGAGCGCCGCTACGACGTGGGCAACGACAAGCCGGGCGGCGACGGCGGCACCCGCAAGGGCCGCGGTGCAGCCGCGCGAGGCGGTGCCAAGGGCGGTCCGAAGAGCCCGCAGAGCGGTTCCCGGAGCAGCGGCCGGCGCGCGCCGTACGGCGCCCCGGCCCGCCCGCGCGAGCTGGACGCCAAGATCGAGCAGCGCAACCGCGACCGGTACGCGGACAAGCCGGAGATCAAGACGCCCAAGACCCACCCGGGCGCCGAGCAGGAGGGCGAGCGGCTGCAGAAGGTCCTCGCCCGGGCCGGCATGGGCTCGCGCCGCGCGTGCGAGGAGCTGATCGAGCAGTCCCGCGTCGAGGTGAACGGCGAGATCGTCGTCGAGCAGGGCATGCGCGTCGATGTGCACCACGACGAGATCAAGGTCGACGGGCTGACCGTCGCGACCCAGTCGTACCTGTTCTTCGCGCTGAACAAGCCGGCCGGTGTCGTCTCCTCCATGGAGGACCCGGACGGCCGCCAGTGCCTCGGTGACTACGTCACCAATCGTGAGACGCGTCTCTTCCACGTCGGCCGGCTGGACACCGAGACCGAGGGCATCATCATGCTCACCAACCACGGCGAGCTGGCCCACCGTCTCACCCACCCCAAGTACGGCGTGAAGAAGACCTACCTGGCGGCCATCCAGGGCCCGCTCCCGCGCGACCTGGGCAAGCGGCTCAAGGACGGCATCCAGCTGGAGGACGGGTACGCCCGCGCCGACCACTTCCGCGTCGTCGAGAACACCGGAAAGAACTACCTCGTCGAGGTGACCCTCCACGAGGGCCGCAAGCACATCGTCCGCCGGATGCTGGCCGAGGCCGGCTTCCCGGTCGAGCGGCTGGTGCGGACGTCGTTCGGGCCGATCCCGCTGGGCGACCAGAAGTCGGGCTGGCTGCGCCGGCTCACCAACACCGAAGTGGGCATGCTGATGCGCGAGGTCGGTCTGTAG
- a CDS encoding AAA family ATPase, with translation MRRFAHGLVLGKFYPPHAGHHHLVRTARDRCERLTVLVCAASVESVPLADRVAWMREAHPDVTVVGAMDDTRMDLHDPAVWDAHMAVFTGAVPEPVDAVFTSESYGDELARRFGAESVCVDPDRTAFPVSGTAVRADPAGCWDFLEAPVRAALTRRVVVLGAESTGTTTLARALAAHYRRRGGVWARTGYVAEYGREFSEQKLAALRARWPEAQWEDVTFGTDDFPMIAEAQNAREEAAARAGSPVLVCDTDSFATTVWHERYVGGRNPLVERTADRLTHHLWLLTDHEGVDFEDDGLRDGEELRPWMTDRFRAELTRTGRTFIEVTGSREERLARAVEAVDALLAEGWDFAAPLPERR, from the coding sequence ATGAGGCGCTTCGCGCACGGACTGGTGCTCGGCAAGTTCTATCCGCCGCACGCCGGCCACCACCACCTCGTCCGCACCGCCCGGGACCGCTGCGAGCGGCTGACCGTGCTGGTCTGCGCCGCCTCCGTGGAGTCCGTGCCGCTGGCCGACCGGGTCGCCTGGATGCGGGAGGCGCACCCGGACGTCACGGTGGTGGGAGCCATGGACGACACCCGCATGGATCTGCACGACCCGGCGGTCTGGGACGCGCACATGGCCGTCTTCACCGGTGCGGTGCCCGAGCCCGTGGACGCCGTCTTCACCTCCGAGTCGTACGGGGACGAACTCGCCCGCCGCTTCGGTGCCGAGTCCGTCTGCGTCGACCCGGACCGCACCGCCTTCCCGGTCTCCGGCACCGCCGTCCGCGCGGACCCGGCCGGCTGCTGGGACTTCCTCGAAGCACCGGTCCGCGCGGCGCTCACCCGCCGCGTCGTCGTCCTGGGCGCGGAGTCCACCGGCACCACCACGCTGGCCCGCGCCCTCGCCGCCCACTACCGGCGGCGCGGCGGCGTCTGGGCACGGACGGGGTACGTCGCGGAGTACGGGCGCGAGTTCAGCGAACAGAAGCTGGCCGCGCTGCGTGCCCGGTGGCCCGAGGCGCAGTGGGAGGACGTCACCTTCGGCACCGACGACTTCCCGATGATCGCCGAGGCCCAGAACGCCCGCGAGGAGGCTGCGGCCCGCGCCGGCTCGCCGGTGCTCGTCTGCGACACGGACTCCTTCGCCACGACCGTCTGGCACGAGCGGTACGTCGGCGGACGCAACCCGCTCGTCGAGCGGACGGCCGACCGCCTCACCCACCACCTCTGGCTGCTCACCGACCACGAGGGCGTCGACTTCGAGGACGACGGGCTGCGGGACGGCGAGGAGCTGCGGCCCTGGATGACCGACCGCTTCCGGGCCGAACTCACCCGTACCGGAAGGACGTTCATCGAGGTGACCGGAAGTCGTGAGGAACGCCTCGCGCGGGCCGTCGAGGCCGTCGACGCGCTGCTCGCCGAGGGCTGGGACTTCGCCGCACCCCTTCCGGAGCGGCGATGA
- the ald gene encoding alanine dehydrogenase, whose product MKVGIPREVKNNEFRVAITPAGVHELVRHGHQVVVEENAGAGSSITDEEYIAAGARILPTADEVWATADLLLKVKEPVAEEYHRLRKGQTLFTYLHLAASRACTDALLESGTTAIAYETVETANRALPLLAPMSEVAGRLAPQVGAYHLMRSVGGRGVLPGGVPGTAAGRAVVIGGGVSGWNATQIAVGLGFHVTLLDKDINKLREADKIFGTKVQTVVSNAFELEKAVVEADLVVGAVLIPGAKAPKLVTNELVAKMKPGSVLVDIAIDQGGCFEDSHPTTHAEPTFMVHDSVFYCVANMPGAVPNTSTYALTNATLPYIVELANRGWADALRRDAALAKGLNTHDGQVVYREVAEAHGLDHVELSTLIG is encoded by the coding sequence GTGAAGGTCGGCATCCCCCGCGAAGTCAAGAACAACGAGTTCCGCGTGGCGATCACGCCTGCCGGTGTGCACGAGCTCGTCCGCCACGGCCACCAGGTCGTCGTCGAGGAGAACGCCGGAGCCGGCTCGTCCATCACGGACGAGGAGTACATCGCCGCCGGTGCGCGGATCCTCCCCACCGCCGACGAGGTCTGGGCCACCGCCGACCTGCTGCTGAAGGTCAAGGAGCCGGTCGCCGAGGAGTACCACCGCCTGCGCAAGGGCCAGACCCTCTTCACGTACCTGCACCTCGCCGCCTCCCGCGCGTGCACGGACGCGCTGCTGGAGTCCGGCACCACTGCCATCGCCTACGAGACCGTCGAGACCGCGAACCGCGCGCTGCCGCTGCTCGCCCCGATGTCCGAGGTCGCGGGCCGGCTGGCCCCGCAGGTCGGCGCCTACCACCTGATGCGCTCGGTCGGCGGCCGCGGTGTGCTGCCCGGCGGCGTCCCCGGTACGGCGGCCGGCCGCGCCGTCGTCATCGGCGGCGGTGTCTCCGGCTGGAACGCCACGCAGATCGCCGTCGGCCTCGGCTTCCACGTCACCCTGCTCGACAAGGACATCAACAAGCTCCGCGAGGCCGACAAGATCTTCGGCACCAAGGTGCAGACGGTCGTCTCCAACGCCTTCGAACTGGAGAAGGCCGTCGTCGAGGCCGACCTCGTCGTGGGTGCCGTGCTGATCCCCGGAGCGAAGGCCCCGAAGCTGGTCACCAACGAGCTCGTCGCCAAGATGAAGCCCGGAAGTGTACTTGTCGACATTGCAATTGATCAGGGCGGTTGCTTCGAGGACTCGCACCCGACGACGCACGCCGAGCCGACCTTCATGGTTCACGACTCGGTCTTCTACTGCGTCGCGAACATGCCGGGCGCGGTGCCCAACACCTCGACGTACGCCCTCACCAACGCGACGCTGCCCTACATCGTGGAGCTCGCGAACCGGGGCTGGGCCGACGCGCTGCGCCGTGACGCCGCACTCGCCAAGGGCCTCAACACCCATGACGGGCAGGTCGTTTACCGCGAGGTGGCCGAGGCGCACGGTCTCGACCACGTCGAACTGAGCACGCTCATCGGCTGA
- a CDS encoding ParA family protein, with amino-acid sequence MPARGQSPNGLEAVGSVAVRTFSTHQHMTTAPQMMDGLHVNAMAGNESGRDTARLADFEEAPQGHFYDPDAEYEPDPEYAATLAPDAARQRRERIGPTGRPLPYFPIPGPLTDHGPAKIIAMCNQKGGVGKTTSTINLGAALAEYGRRVLLVDFDPQGALSVGLGVNPMELDLTVYNLLMERGMAADEVLLKTAVPNMDLLPSNIDLSAAEVQLVSEVARESTLQRALKPLMADYDYIVIDCQPSLGLLTVNALTAAHKVIVPLECEFFALRGVALLTETIEKVQERLNPDLELDGILATMYDSRTVHSREVLARVVEAFDDHVYHTVIGRTVRFPETTVAGEPITTYASNSVGAAAYRQLAREVLARCHAE; translated from the coding sequence ATGCCTGCACGGGGCCAGAGCCCGAACGGGCTGGAGGCTGTCGGCTCCGTCGCTGTCCGCACCTTCTCCACCCACCAGCACATGACGACAGCCCCCCAGATGATGGACGGCCTACACGTGAACGCCATGGCCGGCAACGAGAGCGGCCGGGACACCGCCCGCCTCGCCGACTTCGAGGAAGCGCCCCAGGGGCACTTCTACGACCCCGACGCCGAGTACGAGCCCGATCCGGAGTACGCGGCCACCCTCGCGCCCGACGCCGCACGGCAGCGCCGCGAGCGGATCGGCCCCACCGGCCGGCCCCTGCCCTACTTCCCGATCCCGGGCCCGCTGACCGATCACGGCCCCGCGAAGATCATCGCGATGTGCAACCAGAAGGGCGGCGTCGGCAAGACCACGTCGACCATCAACCTGGGCGCCGCGCTCGCCGAGTACGGACGACGTGTGCTGCTCGTCGACTTCGACCCGCAGGGAGCCCTGTCGGTCGGCCTCGGCGTCAACCCGATGGAGCTCGACCTCACCGTCTACAACCTGCTCATGGAGCGGGGCATGGCGGCCGACGAGGTCCTGCTCAAGACCGCGGTCCCCAACATGGACCTGCTGCCCAGCAACATCGACCTCTCCGCGGCCGAGGTGCAGCTCGTCAGCGAGGTCGCCCGCGAGTCCACGCTCCAGCGCGCCCTGAAGCCGCTGATGGCCGACTACGACTACATCGTGATCGACTGTCAGCCCTCGCTCGGCCTGCTCACCGTGAACGCGCTGACCGCCGCGCACAAGGTGATAGTGCCGCTCGAGTGCGAGTTCTTCGCGCTGCGCGGTGTGGCGCTGCTCACCGAGACCATCGAGAAGGTCCAGGAGCGGCTCAACCCCGACCTGGAGCTCGACGGCATCCTCGCCACCATGTACGACTCCCGCACGGTGCACAGCCGTGAGGTCCTGGCGCGCGTCGTCGAGGCCTTCGACGATCACGTCTACCACACGGTCATCGGGCGCACGGTCCGCTTCCCGGAGACCACGGTCGCCGGTGAGCCCATCACCACCTACGCATCCAACTCGGTCGGTGCCGCCGCCTATCGCCAGCTCGCCAGGGAGGTGCTCGCCCGGTGTCACGCCGAGTGA
- a CDS encoding NUDIX domain-containing protein, protein MSAVAPEGYDPHAFEPFAVTVDLAVFTVRAARLHVLLVERGAEPYRGRWALPGGFVLPRESAGTAARRELAEETGLSGDTVTGLHLEQLRTYSDPDRDPRMRVVSVAYTALVPDPPEPRGGGDAAGARWWDTGTLGPLAFDHDRILADARDRIGAKLEYTCLATAFCPPAFTLGELQQVYETVWGVELDRPNFRRKVLATPGFVQPAEGAPRRTGGRGKPAALYRAGDATALHPPLLRPEGRTT, encoded by the coding sequence ATGAGCGCCGTGGCCCCCGAGGGCTACGACCCGCACGCCTTCGAGCCCTTCGCGGTCACCGTCGACCTGGCCGTCTTCACGGTCCGGGCCGCCCGGCTGCACGTCCTGCTCGTCGAGCGGGGCGCGGAGCCCTACCGGGGCCGCTGGGCGCTCCCCGGCGGCTTCGTCCTGCCCCGCGAGTCGGCCGGCACCGCGGCCCGCCGGGAGCTGGCCGAGGAGACCGGGCTCTCCGGGGACACCGTCACGGGCCTGCACCTGGAGCAGTTGCGCACCTACAGCGACCCGGACCGCGACCCGAGGATGCGCGTCGTCTCCGTCGCCTACACGGCGCTCGTGCCCGACCCGCCCGAACCGCGCGGCGGCGGCGACGCGGCCGGGGCGCGCTGGTGGGACACCGGCACGCTCGGGCCGCTCGCCTTCGACCACGACCGCATCCTCGCCGACGCCCGGGACCGGATCGGCGCCAAGCTCGAGTACACCTGCCTCGCCACGGCGTTCTGCCCGCCCGCCTTCACCCTGGGGGAGCTCCAGCAGGTGTACGAGACGGTCTGGGGCGTCGAGCTGGACCGGCCCAACTTCCGCCGCAAGGTCCTCGCCACGCCCGGCTTCGTCCAGCCGGCCGAAGGGGCGCCGCGCAGGACCGGCGGACGCGGGAAACCGGCCGCCCTCTACCGGGCGGGCGACGCCACCGCCCTGCACCCTCCGCTGCTGCGACCCGAAGGACGGACCACATGA
- a CDS encoding DNA polymerase beta superfamily protein — protein sequence MPSDTTLLREAGLPVTDLAPVLAGERHPLLFATVSGAHLYGFPSRDSDVDLRGVHLLPAEDLLGLREPEETSSRMWDRDGVEMDLVTHDLRKFVRLMLKPNGYVLEQLLSPLVVHTTAPHTELAALAPGVLTRNHAHHYRGFAHTQWRLFERTGELKPLLYTFRALLTGIHLMRAGEVVAHLPTLLTQVTAPAYLPGLIAAKAEAEHLGADGVEKEAAARDVEALHGALDAAQTASALPERPGGFDALHDFVVRARLAPVSAG from the coding sequence ATGCCTTCGGACACCACGCTCCTGCGGGAGGCCGGCCTGCCGGTCACCGACCTCGCCCCGGTCCTCGCCGGGGAACGCCATCCGCTGCTGTTCGCCACCGTCTCCGGGGCCCATCTGTACGGGTTCCCGTCCCGGGACTCGGACGTGGACCTGCGCGGGGTCCATCTGCTGCCCGCCGAGGACCTCCTCGGGCTCCGTGAACCCGAGGAGACCAGCTCGCGGATGTGGGACCGGGACGGCGTGGAGATGGACCTCGTCACCCATGACCTGCGCAAGTTCGTCCGGCTGATGCTGAAGCCGAACGGCTATGTGCTGGAACAGCTGCTCTCGCCGCTGGTCGTGCACACGACCGCGCCGCACACCGAACTGGCCGCCCTCGCACCGGGCGTCCTCACCCGCAACCACGCCCACCACTACCGGGGGTTCGCCCACACCCAGTGGCGGCTCTTCGAGCGGACCGGTGAGCTCAAGCCGCTGCTCTACACCTTCCGGGCGCTGCTCACCGGCATCCATCTGATGCGCGCCGGCGAGGTGGTCGCCCATCTGCCGACGCTCCTCACGCAGGTGACGGCGCCCGCCTACCTCCCGGGTCTGATCGCGGCCAAGGCCGAGGCGGAGCACCTGGGCGCCGACGGGGTGGAGAAGGAGGCGGCGGCCCGGGACGTCGAGGCACTGCACGGGGCCCTCGACGCGGCGCAAACGGCTTCCGCGCTGCCGGAGCGGCCCGGCGGCTTCGACGCGCTGCACGACTTCGTGGTGCGCGCCCGGCTCGCCCCGGTCTCAGCCGGCTGA
- the pnuC gene encoding nicotinamide riboside transporter PnuC, producing the protein MSLADILDPLQQPLVTVLDTPVSWTEVLGFGSGALCVWLVARQHLANWPIGIANNLFFILLFTQSGLYADAGLQIVFIALAAYGWWTWTHGGGPGTDRLPVRRTTRTEWTWLLAAGAVGTLVLTVLLDRATDSTVPVWDGLTTALSLAATYGQCRKLVESWWLWIAADVVYIPLYAYKELYLTSLLYAGFLTLCLFGLRNWRRDLAVRTPGAMEAVA; encoded by the coding sequence GTGAGTCTCGCGGACATACTCGATCCCTTGCAGCAACCCCTGGTGACGGTCCTGGACACCCCGGTCAGCTGGACCGAGGTGCTGGGCTTCGGCAGCGGCGCGCTGTGCGTCTGGCTCGTGGCCCGCCAGCACCTCGCCAACTGGCCGATCGGCATCGCCAACAACCTCTTCTTCATCCTGCTGTTCACCCAGTCCGGGCTGTACGCCGACGCCGGACTCCAGATCGTCTTCATCGCCCTTGCCGCGTACGGCTGGTGGACCTGGACCCACGGGGGTGGACCAGGGACGGACCGCCTGCCGGTGCGGCGCACGACACGCACCGAGTGGACCTGGCTGCTCGCGGCAGGGGCGGTGGGGACCCTCGTGCTGACGGTCCTGCTGGACCGGGCCACCGATTCGACGGTGCCCGTCTGGGACGGCCTGACGACCGCCCTGTCGCTGGCCGCCACCTACGGTCAGTGCCGCAAGCTCGTCGAGTCGTGGTGGCTCTGGATCGCCGCCGATGTGGTCTACATCCCGCTGTACGCGTACAAGGAGCTCTATCTGACCTCGCTGCTGTACGCCGGCTTCCTGACGCTGTGCCTGTTCGGACTGCGCAACTGGCGGCGCGACCTCGCCGTTCGCACCCCCGGGGCCATGGAGGCCGTGGCATGA
- a CDS encoding ScpA family protein, translating to MPTPDQPARTARRPLGRGPGGHGDSAAGPGPATPAPEPVPVSAPVPDVAPEEPAPGPEGPPEAAAEPDDGRFTVRLANFEGPFDLLLQLISKHKLDVTEVALSKVTDEFMAHIRAMGPDWDLDQTTEFLVVAATLLDLKAARLLPAAEVEDEADLALLEARDLLFARLLQYRAYKRIAEIFSDRLESEGRRFPRTVGLEPHHAELLPDVVISIGAEGFARLAVKAMQPRPRPQVYVDHIHAPLVSVREQAGIVVARVREAGELSFRALTEDAPDTLTVVARFLALLELYREKAVALDQDEALGELMVRWAGGEGAEPTVTDEFDQEAPDVRDERQEVTP from the coding sequence ATGCCGACACCCGACCAGCCCGCCCGCACCGCCCGCCGCCCGCTGGGCCGCGGGCCGGGGGGCCACGGGGACAGCGCGGCCGGTCCCGGACCCGCGACGCCGGCGCCCGAGCCCGTACCCGTATCCGCTCCCGTTCCGGACGTCGCGCCGGAGGAGCCCGCGCCCGGGCCCGAAGGCCCGCCCGAGGCCGCCGCCGAGCCCGATGACGGGCGGTTCACCGTGCGGCTCGCGAACTTCGAGGGGCCCTTCGATCTGCTGCTCCAGCTCATCTCCAAGCACAAGCTGGATGTGACCGAGGTCGCCCTGTCCAAGGTCACCGACGAGTTCATGGCCCATATCCGGGCCATGGGGCCGGACTGGGACCTGGACCAGACGACCGAGTTCCTGGTCGTCGCGGCGACGCTGCTGGACCTGAAGGCCGCCCGGCTGCTGCCCGCCGCCGAGGTCGAGGACGAGGCGGACCTGGCGCTGCTCGAAGCCCGGGACCTGCTCTTCGCGCGGCTGCTCCAGTACCGCGCGTACAAACGCATCGCCGAGATCTTCAGCGACCGTCTCGAATCGGAGGGCCGCCGCTTCCCCCGTACCGTCGGGCTGGAGCCGCACCACGCCGAGCTGCTGCCGGACGTCGTCATCAGCATCGGGGCGGAGGGCTTCGCCCGGCTGGCCGTCAAGGCGATGCAGCCGAGGCCCAGGCCGCAGGTGTACGTCGACCACATCCACGCCCCGCTGGTCAGCGTGCGCGAGCAGGCCGGGATCGTGGTGGCGCGGGTGCGCGAGGCGGGCGAGCTGAGCTTCCGGGCGCTGACCGAGGACGCACCGGACACCCTCACCGTCGTCGCCCGTTTCCTGGCCCTGCTGGAGCTCTACCGGGAGAAGGCCGTCGCCCTGGACCAGGACGAGGCGCTGGGCGAGCTCATGGTGCGCTGGGCCGGGGGAGAGGGCGCCGAGCCCACCGTGACGGACGAGTTCGACCAGGAGGCACCGGACGTGCGCGACGAGCGACAGGAAGTGACGCCATGA
- a CDS encoding ADP-ribosylglycohydrolase family protein codes for MTATRTSRAATGALTGLALGDALGFPTEFNDVPSILAKSGPWREMELPKPAFVTDDTQMTLALGRGIRTAMDSGLLTPERLVGPVRAEFVAWYHSPENNRAPGRTCLEACELLDSDRPWQEASRTGSKGCGANMRVAPLGLVPGLSDEQRAGAAQLQSALTHGHPTALAASDLMAHAVFLLAHGAEPLGLIGQLRSYAYENRGRYLTRWLGDLWRHTHDASPEAFISRGWDECLAALERVRDALLDPSPETDPCERTGDGWIAEEALATALHCFLLFPGEPVTALRRAACTRGDSDSIACLTGALAGAHLGAGAWPDAWSERIEYRSDLLSLGALWDA; via the coding sequence ATGACCGCGACCCGCACATCCAGGGCGGCCACCGGCGCGCTGACCGGGCTCGCGCTCGGCGACGCGCTCGGCTTCCCGACCGAGTTCAACGACGTGCCGTCGATCCTCGCCAAGTCCGGACCGTGGCGCGAGATGGAGCTGCCGAAGCCCGCCTTCGTCACCGACGACACCCAGATGACCCTGGCCCTGGGCCGGGGCATCCGCACCGCCATGGACAGCGGACTGCTCACCCCCGAGCGGCTGGTGGGGCCGGTGCGCGCCGAGTTCGTCGCCTGGTACCACTCGCCCGAGAACAACCGCGCCCCCGGCCGCACCTGCCTGGAAGCCTGTGAACTGCTCGACAGCGACCGGCCCTGGCAGGAGGCCAGCCGGACCGGCTCCAAGGGCTGCGGCGCCAACATGCGCGTCGCGCCCCTCGGCCTGGTGCCCGGCCTCAGCGACGAGCAGCGCGCCGGGGCCGCCCAGCTCCAGTCCGCCCTCACGCACGGCCACCCGACGGCGCTGGCCGCCTCCGACCTGATGGCCCACGCGGTGTTCCTGCTCGCGCACGGTGCCGAACCCCTCGGCCTGATCGGCCAGTTGCGCTCCTACGCGTACGAGAACCGCGGCCGCTACCTCACCCGGTGGCTCGGCGACCTGTGGCGCCACACGCACGACGCCTCGCCCGAGGCGTTCATCAGCCGGGGCTGGGACGAGTGCCTGGCCGCGCTGGAGAGGGTCCGGGACGCCCTGCTCGACCCGTCGCCGGAGACCGACCCCTGCGAGCGGACCGGGGACGGCTGGATCGCCGAGGAGGCCCTCGCCACCGCCCTGCACTGCTTCCTGCTCTTCCCCGGCGAGCCCGTCACCGCCCTGCGCCGGGCCGCCTGCACCCGGGGCGACTCGGACTCGATCGCCTGCCTGACCGGTGCGCTGGCCGGTGCGCATCTGGGGGCCGGGGCCTGGCCCGACGCGTGGTCGGAGCGGATCGAGTACCGGAGCGACCTGCTGTCGCTCGGGGCCCTCTGGGACGCTTGA